The DNA region GCCAGCGTGTCCCATTGTGTCAGTATAATCATCAACCACATTCACAGGATGCCCGCGTTTAGCTAATTCCGCAGTCACATTTTCTGGAACTCGTCCTTCAATTTTTAGGTCATTAGAAGATGCTCCCCAAGTACGTCCATGTAACCATCTTGGTGCATCAATTGCCTCTTGAACACTAAAGCCGTAATCAACAATACGAGTTACTAATGCTGCTTGGGTTTGTGGTTGACCTTCACCGCCCATTGTGCCATATATTAAATATGGTTTTCCATTTCTAAATAGCATTGCTGGATTTAAAGTGTGAAAAGTCCGTTTTCTTGGTTCTAAACGATTAATGTGGTTCTTATCTAACGAGAAGAAACTACCACGATTCTGCAATAATACTCCAGTATTTCCAGCAACAATTCCTGAACCGAAATCATGATAAATACTTTGAATTAAAGAAACAGCATTTCCATCTTTATCTACGACTCCTAACCACACAGTATCGCCTTTAGGATCGAGCGGCTTTGCTTCTTTTAACGTTTGATTCATATTGATTCGGGCTGCTAATTGTCTACCGTGGTTTACGGATAACAGCGAATCAACAGGGATCTTCACAAATGCAGGGTCAGTAACATATTTATCGCGATCGGCAAAAGCTTGTTTGGTAGCTTCAACAATGAGGTGATAGTAGTCTGCTGTTCCTTCTCCAATTTTTCGCAAATCAAAGTTGTTCAGGATATTGAGAATTGATAGTGAGGCTATTCCTTGAGTAGGGGGAGGGAAATTATAAGCTTGATATCCACGATAATTTGTAGAGATTGGTTTAACCCAGTCGGAAGTGTGCTGCGCAAAATCTTGCAACGTTAAAAGTCCACCATTTTTTTGGAGATCGGTGACAATGCGCTGAGCAATTTCACCTCGATAAAATACATCTGCTCCTTGACTTGCAATAAGCTTTAAAGTTTGTGCAAGTTGTGGTTGTCTAAAGATTTCTCCAGCTTGATAAACTTCTCCATTAGCTTTTAAATACGTCTGGCGAAAAGCTGGAAAACGTTGTAATGCACGAAATTCTTGATCTTTTTCATCAATATTTCGCTTTGTCCAAATTTCTTGACTTGGCGTTACGGGAACACCTGATTCGGCATAACTAATAGCAGCAGTAAATAGCTGATTCCAAGGCAGAGAATTATCCATCGTCTTTTGAGCATAATTATAGGCTTCTTGCCACCCTGAAACCACTCCAGGTACGGTATTTGCTGCTAAGTATCCTCTAGAGGGAATCTTTTCGTAACCCTGTTTTTGATAAAATGCAATTGTGACTTTTTCTCCTGCACGACCACTAGCATTGAGCGCCCTTAGTTCATTGGTTTTGGCGTTATAAACTAGCCAGAAATTGTCGCCGCCAATGCTATTCATATGCGGATAGACGACAGCTAAAGTCGAAGCTGCAGCGATGGCCGCATCTACTGCATTACCACCGCTTTTAAGCACTTCGAGGGCAGCTTGAGAAGCATGGTAGTGTGGAGTTGTAACCATGCCATTGGTAGACATGGTT from Chroogloeocystis siderophila 5.2 s.c.1 includes:
- the ggt gene encoding gamma-glutamyltransferase is translated as MTSVANAARPTTMSTNGMVTTPHYHASQAALEVLKSGGNAVDAAIAAASTLAVVYPHMNSIGGDNFWLVYNAKTNELRALNASGRAGEKVTIAFYQKQGYEKIPSRGYLAANTVPGVVSGWQEAYNYAQKTMDNSLPWNQLFTAAISYAESGVPVTPSQEIWTKRNIDEKDQEFRALQRFPAFRQTYLKANGEVYQAGEIFRQPQLAQTLKLIASQGADVFYRGEIAQRIVTDLQKNGGLLTLQDFAQHTSDWVKPISTNYRGYQAYNFPPPTQGIASLSILNILNNFDLRKIGEGTADYYHLIVEATKQAFADRDKYVTDPAFVKIPVDSLLSVNHGRQLAARINMNQTLKEAKPLDPKGDTVWLGVVDKDGNAVSLIQSIYHDFGSGIVAGNTGVLLQNRGSFFSLDKNHINRLEPRKRTFHTLNPAMLFRNGKPYLIYGTMGGEGQPQTQAALVTRIVDYGFSVQEAIDAPRWLHGRTWGASSNDLKIEGRVPENVTAELAKRGHPVNVVDDYTDTMGHAGAILVDPTTNVLHGGADSRGDGSAVGY